The sequence below is a genomic window from Candidatus Kapaibacterium sp..
TAGGTGTCGAGCTCGAATTCAGATAGTCCTGTTTTTATCGTTTCCGGCTCAAACTTATCGGCATAAGCCCTGAGCTATAACTGAGCATTTGCCAAATATAAGCAAAGGCATCTGTCATGTCGTCGTGATTTGAGTTAGGGAATGCGGTCAATTCATGCTCGAAATCGCTCAACCATGCCGCATTTGCTTTGAAGAATACTTTGCCCGATTCGACAAGTGCCGACATCGGTATAGCGCGGCTGAATTTGTCCCTGTCAGGTCTCAATTCCTTTACGGGCAAACCCATTTCTCTTGCATTTTGAATCAATGCCGTTTGATATTGCACAGATTCAATCCCAATCAATGTCAGATTGTGGGATTGGTAAATATTTTTGATTAAATCAATATGCTTGTTGGGTGCGATTCGCTCTGCAATAACGTCCACAATAAAAATGTCTCGCTCGGGCGAAACAGCAAATATGATTACAGCCGTAAAATCCGAACGCTCGTTAGTACTTATTGCTAAATCTATTGTTGCATATTTCGTGCAACTCGTCTTGATGACCCTTTCTAATGTGTTGTTTTTGATGAAGAAATTAGCGTCATCGGTGAAGTAATTGAATTTTGTGCGTTTGAATATTCCATCGCCCATCGGAGTTGGGTTTTGCATATAAAGCGACGAAAACCAATAAGCTCCAATTGATTCTTTGATTTTCAGCAATTGCTCTTTCGAGAATCGCTCTTCCCAAAGTGCATCGCTAATTTCCCTACCGATAGAATCCTTTTCTTGAGCAATTGCCGGAAGTGAAATCAATTTCCATTCATCAGGATTATTCATCAGCAATCGTCCTGTCAAATCGTCCTCGTGCCATCGTGTCATCACAAGTATGATGCACCCGCCGGGTTCAATCCTTGTGAAAACCGTAGAACGAAACCAATCCCATAGCAAATCTCGTTGGTGTTTGCTGTTGGCTTCCGCATCATTTTTAATCGGGTCGTCAATAATTAGCAAATCGGCGCCGCGTCCGGTGAGAGCACCACCGGCACCAACGCAAATCATTCCTCCGTGAGTGTCTTTCAATCTGAAAATATTTGCTGCAAACGATGATTTATCGGTTGATATGCCGAATCTTTCGCCAAAATTCTCAACCAAATCCCTCACTTTTCTGCCCCAGCTTGTGGCAAATTGAGATTCATAGGTAGTGAGAATAACCGTTTTGTCGGGATGATTTACCAAAAACCAAAAGGGCAAATATTTGGAGATTAATTCCGATTTGCCATGTCTCGGAGGCATATTCACAATCATTTTGCCATTTCCCGCGGCAATCATCTTCGTTAATTCTGCATCCAAGAATTGAATATGCTTTGGCAAAGCGAAATTAGGTTCAAGATTGTATGCCAACCATGCCGGACTCAGCTTCGGGTCGAATATTCTTTTGTAATCTATCATTAAAAGCACAAAAATCGGACGGAAATAGCCCAAATACAAATCATTGATTTGAAATTCATTACTAATAATTGTACTTCTCGATTCAGAATAATTTAGAATTTTGCTGTAAAATACGTACTTTTAAATTTGGATATTTCATTACTTGAATTTTTATATATTCGTCATAGAATTTGATTCTAAGAGCTAATAATGCAAGATAATAAAGACAGTAAGATACAAGAACTCGAGGCAATTGTAGATAATTTTGCGGATTCATTGGCGGAAAGCTTGTTTCACGCTACCCAGATATTGTCCAAAATTGTCGAAACGACAGAAAGATACTACGACGGCAGCCACTCTCGATTTGTCGCCGATAGGTCTGCTCTTGTAGCTACGGAATTGGGGATGAATGAAGCCGATGTAACGACTATTAAGATTGCGGCACAACTACATGACATTGGCAAAGTTGGAATGCCGGACACTTTGTTGTTCAAATATCAAAACGAAATGAGCGACAAGGAATTAAACCAATACAGACAACATCCGGAACTCGGTTATAATATTTTGAAACTTCACCCGAATTTTAGTGAGATTGCCCAGATTATACTTCAGCATCACGAAAAGATAGATGGAAGCGGGTTCCCAAGATTTCTGACACGTGATTCAATTCACATTGGCGCCAAAATAATTGGAGTGGTTAGTTATTATCACAACCAACTTCATTTACGGCAAAGAGCCAAAGGGGAGAATTTTCAAGGTTCAGTCCAATACAGTAGCACTTCGGCATTTTTGACTTCTACTCGAGAAAGATATAACTCCGCGATGAATTACCTAAACCGTAAAGCCGGAGTATTGTATGATAAGAAAATTGTTTCAATTTTTACCGGAATAATCGAAGCAGAACGTCGTGAAATGGGGCTTAGGTCTATCATGAGATTGCC
It includes:
- the terL gene encoding phage terminase large subunit; amino-acid sequence: MIDYKRIFDPKLSPAWLAYNLEPNFALPKHIQFLDAELTKMIAAGNGKMIVNMPPRHGKSELISKYLPFWFLVNHPDKTVILTTYESQFATSWGRKVRDLVENFGERFGISTDKSSFAANIFRLKDTHGGMICVGAGGALTGRGADLLIIDDPIKNDAEANSKHQRDLLWDWFRSTVFTRIEPGGCIILVMTRWHEDDLTGRLLMNNPDEWKLISLPAIAQEKDSIGREISDALWEERFSKEQLLKIKESIGAYWFSSLYMQNPTPMGDGIFKRTKFNYFTDDANFFIKNNTLERVIKTSCTKYATIDLAISTNERSDFTAVIIFAVSPERDIFIVDVIAERIAPNKHIDLIKNIYQSHNLTLIGIESVQYQTALIQNAREMGLPVKELRPDRDKFSRAIPMSALVESGKVFFKANAAWLSDFEHELTAFPNSNHDDMTDAFAYIWQMLSYSSGLMPISLSRKR
- a CDS encoding HD domain-containing protein: MQDNKDSKIQELEAIVDNFADSLAESLFHATQILSKIVETTERYYDGSHSRFVADRSALVATELGMNEADVTTIKIAAQLHDIGKVGMPDTLLFKYQNEMSDKELNQYRQHPELGYNILKLHPNFSEIAQIILQHHEKIDGSGFPRFLTRDSIHIGAKIIGVVSYYHNQLHLRQRAKGENFQGSVQYSSTSAFLTSTRERYNSAMNYLNRKAGVLYDKKIVSIFTGIIEAERREMGLRSIMRLPINAIEPGMVFAEDYFTSFGMLIAAKGESTTKESIRALSKFFDSGELPHRMLVMK